The following coding sequences lie in one Nakaseomyces glabratus chromosome K, complete sequence genomic window:
- the VMA13 gene encoding H(+)-transporting V1 sector ATPase subunit H (CAGL0K05379g~Ortholog(s) have fungal-type vacuole membrane localization) — MIGDTRLLLDSIHFNEMRSVIRSRSVAWEALSRSEEISDEEATYAKLVENVLVKKSVDSKELNVNENLIRSLVQLVGNTHNKDCRKSSLNLVAELLSSETHYKQTVEVFQEDKQLMRDLFQNSFQSEQEINDSQFTLIAAFNMVSLLTQESLQDSKLVEELLTVSDGLLLKILTNLQELDTSYVCIRLLQELAVHKGYKLIIWKYESQILPTLFTILRRAIDTKHKNTPLGFSSSTSTSSNSSHSFHRSASSALVPNANNLVIQIQYYSLLLIWVLMFERKVQKEYVTKYLTEYLNLLKIMKVTIKEKISRVSISILLQCLVDENGEVKDKKLIKQLLLLGNALPVVESLTERKYTDQELKDDLVLLKDILEQEYKELTSFDEYIAEVDSKLLCWSPPHIDNGFWVDNIDKFKLNNWELFKKLINILEDIKRDTNVDINESKTKTIIEVALSDIAHVVELLPESIDVLGKTGGKLLIMELLNHSDSRVKYEALKATQAIIGYRFR; from the coding sequence ATGATTGGAGATACAAGACTTCTGCTGGATAGTATCCATTTCAATGAAATGCGGTCAGTGATAAGGTCTCGTTCGGTGGCTTGGGAAGCGTTGTCGAGATCAGAAGAGATAAGCGATGAAGAAGCAACCTATGCGAAGCTAGTCGAGAACGTATTGGTTAAGAAGAGTGTTGATAGCAAGGAATTGAATGTGAATGAGAATTTGATACGCTCCTTAGTTCAATTAGTAGGGAACACTCACAACAAGGATTGCAGAAAATCATCACTTAACTTGGTTGCCGAATTACTTTCATCTGAAACACATTATAAACAAACTGTGGAAGTTTTCCAAGAGGACAAGCAGCTCATGAGAGATTTATTCcaaaattcttttcaaagtgAACAGGAGATCAATGACAGCCAATTCACACTGATTGCCGCTTTTAACATGGTCTCACTATTGACTCAGGAGAGCTTGCAGGACAGTAAACTAGTTGAGGAGTTATTGACCGTATCCGATGGTCTGTTACTGAAGATCCTGACCAACTTACAGGAACTGGACACAAGTTATGTCTGTATTCGTCTGCTGCAAGAGCTTGCTGTCCACAAGGGCTATAAGCTTATAATCTGGAAGTATGAGAGCCAGATCTTGCCAACGCTGTTCACAATTTTGAGAAGAGCTATTGACACCAAACACAAGAACACACCATTAGGGTTCTCAAGTTCCACATCTACGTCGAGCAATTCGTCACACTCGTTCCACAGATCAGCAAGCAGTGCACTAGTACCAAACGCCAACAACTTGGTGATCCAAATACAGTACTATTCATTGCTGCTGATATGGGTGTTGATGTTTGAGCGTAAGGTTCAGAAGGAGTATGTGACCAAGTACCTCACTGAGTACTTGAACCTTTTGAAGATCATGAAGGTCACCATCAAGGAGAAGATATCTCGTGTAAGTATATCCATCCTTTTGCAATGCCTAGTTGACGAGAACGGTGAAGTCAAGGACAAGAAACTGATCAAGcaattgttgttgttaGGCAACGCGTTACCTGTCGTCGAGTCCCTCACAGAAAGAAAGTACACGGACCAGGAGTTGAAGGACGACCTTGTTCTGTTGAAGGACATCCTGGAGCAAGAGTACAAGGAATTGACATCGTTCGATGAGTATATAGCCGAGGTAGACTCCAAGCTGCTGTGCTGGTCCCCTCCACATATAGATAATGGGTTCTGGGTTGACAACATAGACAAGTTCAAGTTGAACAACTGGGAGTTGTTCAAGAAGCTGATAAACATCCTGGAGGACATCAAGCGTGACACGAACGTAGACATCAACGAGAGCAAGACCAAGACCATAATCGAAGTCGCACTGAGCGATATTGCCCATGTTGTCGAGTTGTTACCGGAGAGCATCGATGTCTTAGGTAAAACTGGTGGTAAGCTTTTAATCATGGAGCTGTTGAACCAC